A genomic segment from Odontesthes bonariensis isolate fOdoBon6 chromosome 8, fOdoBon6.hap1, whole genome shotgun sequence encodes:
- the parpbp gene encoding PCNA-interacting partner yields MEALGDRLKLMVKTFRRECSRVLHSERTTIHGADGMLMVLQLAMAEVNKQRGGEFKVALSDVLMAWKHLLLDKLHLPPPSFARLETYDLTLEAYESFLKRSNTVDLVDILSMYKQLRVVDTDPEEPVSPIQLFEFLSGNIKVPELPDSSVPSTPCSKSRPCSSQVKMAVRRVFCSYLSLLVNSKNDMALALTLDVPSRTLGRQAFTDIKHASHDSKNSLFLAVTSFVRAIQLGGKGYAPAESNPLRKHVKGLSDYVQFLDNLEEILGEIPDPSACGARLVTAIRAVLVKGRSSGDEVYAAAEETSKELKDRIFQLHQIQKRAANGSGTGISPARPKAYAINHATALGGRDTLKVLMALLDEEALTPPCPNKADLLSEDQPVLGGAEGTCVLMLFRSPEMSTGCSPEPLRNRVQSRLDLIKPKARNKVIRSQFACTYKDQDPPLNRVLDFPSTSQVPTCVHPAPKPKTTMAVDDRFSYDMQDANTAKPAPESRKKEQSEVQREAALEHRSGNAQNGGLGLGNRKKTGIQMQRKGNKRKQLDSDQHSGSENEPPEKKQHTHVSVKVPGKNVSKTSNKKKLIAGQGKLTSFFRV; encoded by the exons ATGGAGGCTTTAGGAGACCGTCTCAAGCTGATGGTGAAAACCTTCAGAAGGGAGTGCAGCAGGGTTTTACATTCTGAAAGGACCACCATTCACGGAGCTGATGGCATGCTAATGGTATTGCAACTGGCCATGGCAGAAGTAAATAAACAG CGCGGCGGAGAGTTCAAAGTGGCTCTGAGTGATGTCCTGATGGCCTGGAAACACTTATTGTTAGACAAACTTCACCTGCCACCCCCAAGCTTTGCACGCTTGGAGACCTATGATCTCACCCTGGAGGCATACGAGTCTTTCCTGAAACGCTCCAACACCGTGGACCTGGTTGATATCCTCTCAATGTACAAACAGCTGAGAGTAGTGGACAcggacccagaggagcctgtgAGCCCG ATCCAGTTGTTTGAGTTCCTATCTGGGAACATTAAGGTCCCAGAGCTGCCAGACTCCTCCGTTCCATCAACACCATGCAGTAAAAGCAGGCCCTGCAGCTCACAG GTGAAAATGGCAGTGAGGCGTGTTTTCTGCTCCTATCTAAGTTTGCTTGTAAACTCCAAAAATGATATGGCCTTGGCGCTCACCCTCGACGTCCCTAGTCGCACCCTCGGACGACAGGCATTTACTGACATTAAGCATGCTTCCCATGACAGCAAAAATTCTCTATTCTTG gctgTGACATCATTTGTTAGGGCCATCCAGCTTGGAGGGAAGGGCTATGCTCCAGCAGAGTCCAATCCACTGAGGAAGCATGTCAAAGGGCTGTCTGACTATGTCCAGTTTCTAGACAACCTGGAAGAAATACTTGGGGAGATTCCTGACCCAAG TGCATGCGGGGCCAGGTTGGTGACCGCCATCAGGGCAGTGCTGGTGAAGGGACGCAGCAGTGGAGACGAGGTGTATGCTGCAGCTGAAGAGACTTCAAAGGAGCTGAAGGACAGGATTTTCCAGCTGCATCAGATCCAGAAACGGGCTGCTAATGGAAGCGGGACAGGGATCAGTCCTGCCAGG CCGAAAGCGTACGCAATCAATCACGCCACTGCATTAGGAGGTCGAGACACTTTAAAAGTCCTCATGGCACTGCTGGATGAGGAAGCCCTGACTCCTCCATGTCCAAACAAGGCAGACTTGCTGTCTGAGGATCAGCCCGTCCTCGGTGGAGCTGAGGGAACCTGCGTCCTCATGCTATTCAG ATCCCCTGAAATGTCTACTGGATGTTCTCCAGAACCCTTGAGGAACAGAGTCCAGAGCCGACTAGACCTGATCAAACCCAAG GCCAGAAACAAGGTCATCCGGTCCCAGTTTGCCTGCACATACAAAGATCAAGACCCACCACTTAACCGGGTGCTGGACTTCCCAAGCACCAGCCAGGTCCCTACCTGTGTGCACCCAGCCCCCAAGCCAAAAACCACCATGGCTGTGGATGACCGGTTCAGCTATGATATGCAGGATGCAAACACAG CCAAGCCTGCCCCTGAAAGCCGGAAAAAAGAGCAAAGTGAGGTACAGAGGGAGGCTGCTCTCGAGCATAGAAGTGGAAATGCCCAAAACGGAGGTTTGGGTCTGGGTAATAGAAAGAAAACTGGCATTCAGATGCAGAGAAAGGGTAACAAGAGGAAGCAGCTGGATTCCGATCAACACAGTGGATCAGAGAATGAGCCTCCTGAGAAGAAACAGCACACTCATGTGTCAGTCAAAGTGCCCGGCAAAAATGTCAGCAAAACCTCGAATAAGAAGAAGCTTATAGCAGGACAGGGGAAGCTAACCAGCTTCTTCAGggtttaa
- the igf1 gene encoding insulin-like growth factor 1 → MSSAHSSQWHLYDVLKGAMCCISCSHTLSLLLCVLTLTPTATGAGPETLCGAELVDTLQFVCGERGFYFSKPTGYGPNARRSRGIVDECCFQSCELRRLEMYCAPAKSGKAARSVRSQRHTDMPRAPKVSTPGHKVDKGTERRTAQQPDKTKKKRPLPGHSHSSFKEVHQKNSSRGSAGGKNYRM, encoded by the exons ATGTCTAGCGCTCATTCCTCTCAGTGGCATTTATATGATGTCCTCAAG GGTGCGATGTGCTGTATCTCCTGTAGCCACACCCTCTCACTACTGCTGTGCGTCCTCACCCTGACTCCGACGGCAACAGGGGCGGGCCCTGAGACCCTGTGCGGGGCGGAGCTGGTCGACACGCTGCAGTTTGTCTGTGGAGAGAGAGGCTTTTATTTCA GTAAACCAACAGGCTACGGCCCCAATGCAAGGCGGTCACGGGGCATTGTGGACGAGTGCTGCTTCCAAAGCTGTGAACTGCGGCGCCTGGAAATGTACTGTGCACCTGCCAAGTCTGGTAAGGCAGCTCGGTCTGTGCGTTCGCAGCGCCACACAGACATGCCGAGAGCGCCTAAGGTTAGTACCCCAGGACACAAAGTGGACAAGGGCACAGAGCGAAGGACAGCACAGCAGCCagacaagacaaaaaagaaG AGACCTTTACCTGGGCATAGTCATTCATCCTTCAAG GAAGTGCATCAGAAAAACTCAAGTCGAGGTAGCGCCGGGGGCAAAAATTACAGAATGTAA
- the pmch gene encoding pro-MCH, which produces MISVYSILFTLVLFSELGSHLVTVAMPSTKVEDGATEQDGIDSILGDLPMSEPAVVPQVYRRSLTLDNNVRDDGTPRILILLSDTRLKERSVHGLNSAFTRNHPLLTDRSLSHTPGESSLKIDRRDTDLDMLRCMIGRVYRPCWEV; this is translated from the exons ATGATCTCCGTCTACTCTATCCTGTTCACTTTAGTGCTGTTCTCTGAGCTTGGCAGCCACTTGGTCACTGTAGCCATGCCTTCAACTAAAGTAGAGGATGGAGCAACAGAGCAAGACGGCATTGATTCCATATTGGGTGACCTGCCCATGAGTGAGCCTGCTGTGGTTCCACAGGTGTACAGAAGGAGCCTCACCCTGGACAACAACGTGAGGGATGATGGGACCCCGAGAATCCTCATCTTATTATCG GACAcaaggctgaaagagcgcagtGTTCATGGGCTGAATTCTGCATTCACTCGGAATCACCCTCTGCTCACAGACCGGAGTTTGAGCCATACTCCTGGAGAGTCCAGTTTGAAAATAGATAGAAGAGATACCGACCTCGACA TGCTGCGATGTATGATAGGAAGAGTATACCGACCCTGTTGGGAAGTATAA